The following proteins come from a genomic window of Alosa alosa isolate M-15738 ecotype Scorff River chromosome 2, AALO_Geno_1.1, whole genome shotgun sequence:
- the zgc:171740 gene encoding E3 ubiquitin-protein ligase rififylin isoform X2, which translates to MRPFCCSWLCTGITATVEENGSSWRQAFTNSGFSPTPEFPEHLCKACGGHFDTIARQHVCADCKKNFCGRCSVQLEPRRRMMCLTCRRFQGTLFERAQLMRLKVRELRDYLHLHEVPTQMCREKEELVELVLSQQTPPPSSSSSSSSDMAAAAQLPPALRQHAAEGPPTLHDQLVELESEQLTEEEEDEEDEGEEEEEEEDEEEEEEGEEEEEGGEEEDEAVEVGQEEEEGDEEEAEGEEEEEEDDEESSEGEEALAPGHRTSLSDLSCVEDIDGLSVKQLKEILSHNLVNYQDCCEKWELSERVTRLYNDQKDLQNLVTNAKLEAEAEPASSKGDEENLCRICMDSPIDCVLLECGHMVTCSKCGKRMSECPICRQYVVRAVHVFRS; encoded by the exons ATGAGGCCTTTCTGTTGTAGCTGGCTCTGTACTGGAATCACCGCCACAGTGGAAGAAAACGGCAGCTCATGGCGCCAGGCCTTTACAAACTCGGGCTTCAGCCCAACCCCAGAGTTTCCCGAACACTTGTGCAAGGCCTGCGGGGGCCATTTTGACACCATCGCAAGACAG CACGTATGCGCCGACTGCAAGAAGAACTTCTGTGGCCGCTGCTCGGTGCAGCTGGAGCCTCGGCGGCGCATGATGTGCCTGACGTGCCGGCGCTTTCAGGGCACGCTGTTTGAGCGTGCGCAGCTCATGCGGCTAAAGGTGCGCGAGCTGCGCGACTACCTCCACCTGCACGAGGTGCCCACCCAGATGTGCCGCGAGAAGGAGGAGCTGGTGGAGCTGGTGCTGAGCCAGCAGACGCCGccacccagcagcagcagcagcagcagcagtgacaTGGCCGCCGCCGCGCAGCTGCCGCCCGCGCTGCGCCAGCACGCAGCAGAGGGGCCGCCAACGCTGCACGATCAGCTGGTGGAGCTGGAATCGGAGCAGctcacagaggaggaggaggatgaggaagatgagggggaggaagaggaggaggaagaggatgaagaagaagaggaggagggggaggaagaggaagagggtggggaggaagaggacgaaGCAGTGGAAgtggggcaggaggaggaagaaggcgACGAAGAGGAGGCTgagggggaggaagaagaagaggaagatgacGAAGAG TCCTCAGAGGGCGAGGAAGCGCTGGCTCCAGGGCACCGGACCTCCCTGTCCGACCTCAGCTGCGTAGAGGACATTGACGGCCTAAGCGTGAAGCAGCTGAAGGAGATTCTGTCCCATAACCTGGTCAACTACCAAGACTGCTGCGAGAAGTGGGAGCTCAGCGAACGGGTCACTCGTCTCTATAACGACCAGAAAGACCTGCAGAAtctgg TTACAAATGCTAAACTGGAAGCTGAAGCGG AGCCAGCCAGTTCTAAAGGAGATGAGGAGAATCTGTGCCGGATCTGCATGGACTCGCCCATCGACTGCGTCTTGCTGGAGTGCGGCCACATGGTGACCTGCAGCAAGTGTGGCAAGCGCATGAGCGAGTGCCCCATCTGCAGGCAGTACGTGGTGCGGGCCGTGCACGTCTTCAGGTCGTAA
- the zgc:171740 gene encoding E3 ubiquitin-protein ligase rififylin isoform X1 encodes MRPFCCSWLCTGITATVEENGSSWRQAFTNSGFSPTPEFPEHLCKACGGHFDTIARQHVCADCKKNFCGRCSVQLEPRRRMMCLTCRRFQGTLFERAQLMRLKVRELRDYLHLHEVPTQMCREKEELVELVLSQQTPPPSSSSSSSSDMAAAAQLPPALRQHAAEGPPTLHDQLVELESEQLTEEEEDEEDEGEEEEEEEDEEEEEEGEEEEEGGEEEDEAVEVGQEEEEGDEEEAEGEEEEEEDDEESSEGEEALAPGHRTSLSDLSCVEDIDGLSVKQLKEILSHNLVNYQDCCEKWELSERVTRLYNDQKDLQNLVTNAKLEAEAAEPASSKGDEENLCRICMDSPIDCVLLECGHMVTCSKCGKRMSECPICRQYVVRAVHVFRS; translated from the exons ATGAGGCCTTTCTGTTGTAGCTGGCTCTGTACTGGAATCACCGCCACAGTGGAAGAAAACGGCAGCTCATGGCGCCAGGCCTTTACAAACTCGGGCTTCAGCCCAACCCCAGAGTTTCCCGAACACTTGTGCAAGGCCTGCGGGGGCCATTTTGACACCATCGCAAGACAG CACGTATGCGCCGACTGCAAGAAGAACTTCTGTGGCCGCTGCTCGGTGCAGCTGGAGCCTCGGCGGCGCATGATGTGCCTGACGTGCCGGCGCTTTCAGGGCACGCTGTTTGAGCGTGCGCAGCTCATGCGGCTAAAGGTGCGCGAGCTGCGCGACTACCTCCACCTGCACGAGGTGCCCACCCAGATGTGCCGCGAGAAGGAGGAGCTGGTGGAGCTGGTGCTGAGCCAGCAGACGCCGccacccagcagcagcagcagcagcagcagtgacaTGGCCGCCGCCGCGCAGCTGCCGCCCGCGCTGCGCCAGCACGCAGCAGAGGGGCCGCCAACGCTGCACGATCAGCTGGTGGAGCTGGAATCGGAGCAGctcacagaggaggaggaggatgaggaagatgagggggaggaagaggaggaggaagaggatgaagaagaagaggaggagggggaggaagaggaagagggtggggaggaagaggacgaaGCAGTGGAAgtggggcaggaggaggaagaaggcgACGAAGAGGAGGCTgagggggaggaagaagaagaggaagatgacGAAGAG TCCTCAGAGGGCGAGGAAGCGCTGGCTCCAGGGCACCGGACCTCCCTGTCCGACCTCAGCTGCGTAGAGGACATTGACGGCCTAAGCGTGAAGCAGCTGAAGGAGATTCTGTCCCATAACCTGGTCAACTACCAAGACTGCTGCGAGAAGTGGGAGCTCAGCGAACGGGTCACTCGTCTCTATAACGACCAGAAAGACCTGCAGAAtctgg TTACAAATGCTAAACTGGAAGCTGAAGCGG CAGAGCCAGCCAGTTCTAAAGGAGATGAGGAGAATCTGTGCCGGATCTGCATGGACTCGCCCATCGACTGCGTCTTGCTGGAGTGCGGCCACATGGTGACCTGCAGCAAGTGTGGCAAGCGCATGAGCGAGTGCCCCATCTGCAGGCAGTACGTGGTGCGGGCCGTGCACGTCTTCAGGTCGTAA